A stretch of Planococcus citri chromosome 5, ihPlaCitr1.1, whole genome shotgun sequence DNA encodes these proteins:
- the LOC135849318 gene encoding uncharacterized protein LOC135849318: MDETFAKVVQFFMTFVADNCKKSTVRELPNIMGVYNLFGFKNHTNQSLVSKISDQQMAESLRRGLEYIKGHISQLQALEDGIPVTGGSIESWRFENIALDIISQDTRLHNTADFQVEGINVNMNEGKFHIVAKWPAAHLTETYILRGSVDNKRVYGAGRFRISVLNFVMTAFVHFQEENTTIKIKNVTITGDFEDARINISGLEVEGNENAEQLMNNAIQRDKQKFREILHRNMDLLSKEVMNVLNSKLVNTHKNTVFNLIASWFNL, from the exons ATGGACGAAACGTTCGCTAAAGTTGTACAGTTTTTCATGACATTCGTGGCcgataattgtaaaaaatcaacaGTCAGGGAACTACCCAATATTATGGGAGTTTATAACCTATTTGGATTCAAAA ATCACACAAATCAATCATTGGTATCGAAAATCAGCGATCAACAAATGGCCGAAAGCTTGAGACGAGGTTTAGAATACATTAAAGGTCACATTAGTCAGCTACAAGCCTTGGAAGATGGTATACCTGTGACTGGCGGAAGTATAGAATCTTGGAGATTCGAAAACATCGC ATTGGATATAATTTCTCAAGATACTAGATTACATAATACAGCTGATTTTCAAGTCGAGGGCATCAATGTGAATATGAACGAAGGTAAATTTCATATCGTGGCGAAGTGGCCTGCAGCTCATTTAACCGAAACTTACATATTACGCGGCAGTGTGGATAATAAAAGAGTATATGGAGCTGGTAGATTCAG AATCTCCGTTTTGAATTTCGTAATGACTGCTTTTGTACACTTTCAAGAGGAAAATACcacaattaaaatcaaaaatgtcacCATTACTGGTGATTTCGAAGATGCTCGA attaataTTAGCGGATTAGAAGTCGAAGGTAACGAAAACGCTGAGCAATTGATGAACAACGCTATCCAACGagataaacaaaaatttcgcgaaatatTGCACAGAAATATGGACTTACTATCGAAGGAAGTGATGAACGTATTAAATTCTAAATTGGTCAATACCCATAAGAATACTGTTTTTAACCTGATCGCATCCTGGTTTAATTTATAA